The DNA window CGCCACCCGCTCCCCTGCAGCCGGGGCCGCCCGCTAAGGGCGCCGCGCTGCCGGGGGGCGAGGGGCAGCTGCTGCGCAGCAACCAGCACTTGGTGGAGCTGATCGAGCGCGTCAAGCCCGAGATCGAGCTGCTGAGAGAGAAGTGCAACACGGTGCGCATGTGGGTGCAGCTGCTCATCCCCAAGGTGGAGGACGGCAACAACTTCGGCGTGTCCATCCAGGAGGACACCGTGGACCAGCTGTGGACGGTGGAGAGCACGGCCGCCTCGTACCTGCGCCGCTTCTCCACCTACTACAACACCCGCGCCAAGCTCGTCTCCAAGATCGTCAAGTACCCGCAGGTGGAAGACTACCGGCGCACTGTGGCCGAGGTGGACGAGAACGAGTACCTGAGCGTGCGCCAGATCCTGCTGCATGTGCGGAACCAGTACGCCACCTTGCACGACGTGATCCTCAAGAACATCGAGAAGATCAAGACCCCGCGCAGCGCCAACACCGAGAACCTGTACTGAGGCCGCCCCCCCATCGTTAGAATGGCCGCCCGGGCCTGCGAGCGAGCGCTGGGCCCGGGCATCAGCCGCCCACCGCCCGCCCTTCTGGTGGGCTCGACTCCCACGCGGCTCCTCCTGAACCCTCTTTCGGTTTTGTGTTGTTCTTGTTTTCCTTTGGGGGGGATTGCTGACGGACCATCTCGTGTGAGGGGCTGGGTTGGCCAAGGAGAAAAGATTGCCTTTCTAAGGAAAGCAGCTTTGGAGGTGACTTACTGTGGCATGGGTGACACCGAACTTTTCCAAAGGTTGTTCATtcaaaacaaaagtttaaaagaGAAGTTAATGAAACTTTTCCCTCGGTTCTGCAATGTGTTACTTTGTTAAGACCTCAGGAATTCTCCCTTTCCACCATCATTTGTTTTTGCAGAGAAAGGAGTTGAAGGGGATATATGTTTAGGTCATTGTATACCATGAATTTAGCAGGTTGAAATAAAACTTGGTTTAACATTTTATGATGGCTTAAGTGTGCTtatctgatttttattttcagatgtatgtttttccctttcaGGTTGACTCATTCCCTTTGGTATTTTCCAACCCAAACACCAttgtgg is part of the Dromiciops gliroides isolate mDroGli1 chromosome 4, mDroGli1.pri, whole genome shotgun sequence genome and encodes:
- the LOC122753334 gene encoding proteasome activator complex subunit 3-like; amino-acid sequence: MASPLKVEQDVQGKVESFRARIAQEAEDLVSTFFPQKLSELDSRVQELRLQDLSRIRSVPAPEPLAAQDTPDTAGDGPNREPPPPPPAPLQPGPPAKGAALPGGEGQLLRSNQHLVELIERVKPEIELLREKCNTVRMWVQLLIPKVEDGNNFGVSIQEDTVDQLWTVESTAASYLRRFSTYYNTRAKLVSKIVKYPQVEDYRRTVAEVDENEYLSVRQILLHVRNQYATLHDVILKNIEKIKTPRSANTENLY